Proteins encoded within one genomic window of Papio anubis isolate 15944 chromosome X, Panubis1.0, whole genome shotgun sequence:
- the LOC116272092 gene encoding protein SSX7-like, producing the protein MSLILFICDLHIVKIMPKKPAEEGNDWKGVPEASGPQNHGKQLCPPGKPNTSEKINKRSGPKRGKHAWTHTLRERKQLVIYEEISDPEEDEEYLHK; encoded by the exons ATGTCACTGATACTGTTTATCTGTGACCTTCACATTGTAAAGATCATGCCCAAGAAGCCAGCAGAAGAAGGAAATGATTGGAAGGGAGTGCCAGAAGcatctggcccacaaaaccatggGAAACAGCTGTGCCCTCcgggaaaaccaaatacctctgAGAAGATTAACAAGAGATCTG GACCCAAAAGGGGGAAACATGCCTGGACCCACACACTGCGTGAGAGAAAGCAGCTGGTGATTTATGAAGAGATCAGCGACCCTGAGGAAGATGAAGAGTACCTCCATAAGTGA